AGCAAGTCTTTGCCACACCCTGCAAAGGGTGGCAGTGGAGGCAGAGCTCGGACGGTCCCTCGTCGTGCTCGACCTCTGCAACGCCATGCAGGAGACCTTCATGGAATTGAAGATGACTGTCCAAGAGCTCTTGTTGGCTCTCAAGAGAGGAGCTGACGCGTCTGCTCAAGTCAAGGCGTACGTCAGGCTAGCCAAGAAAGCACAAAAGCAGTTCAAGAAAATCAGCAAGAAGACTGCTTCCGACAAGAACGATTCCAGGGTGGTGATGCTACTTGCAGAAGCGAGGGAGATCACCATTTCGCTACTCGAGTCCACATCCTCGGTCTTGTCCAAGCAAATTGAGATGCCCAAGTGGTCTCTTGTCTCCAAAACATTGCACAAGAGCAAAGCCGTCTGCGAAGAGGAGCAACTGCAGGCATTGGAGCGCAGTATCGGAGATCTTGAGAGCGGAGTGGAGCTTCTGTACAGGAGATTGATCCAGAACAGAGTTTCTCTTCTCAACGCTCTTAGTTCATAGATACCCTGAGCTCTGGCTCCCTGCGGTTGGCATCCACCTTTTAAAGGATTAGTCAATCATCATGATAGCAATTTTGGTAGCATGTACACTTGTGGATATATGCAGAAAGTTCACTTAATCGAAAAGCAAAGAGAAACAATTTTGGCAATTTCATATTTTCTGGATTTTACCATTTATGCTGTTAACTGATTTTTGTTAAACAAGTGTCTAACAAAAGATCTCTCTCCTCAAACATACAATCTATTTACAAGCGACAGAACAATAACATGGAATTTGGGGCATtctattttcaaaaaaaaaaaaaaagaatttGGGGCATTCCTGTCACATAAAATGTTGTCTAGTTTATGATTTTACACTAGTGATGTTACAAGAAGTAATGGTGTTCCTAATGGCCTATGGGTCTCAGGTAATTATTTGCCAAGGGTCAAATTACGTGTCTCAAGCTCTAGCATGCTGAAACAAGCCAGCTCGAATCCACGACCTATAACCTTGTGATTATGCATTATCATTACCGAGGGGAATACCTAATGATGCTGATGACGAACAATAATTAAGCCAACACAGGCAACCAATAATACTGATCAAAACAAATCCACTGAAGATCCTTAATTCTTATCATGTTGTTGTACCTTCCCTTTTGCTTCCAAATGATACAATGAACTTCACGTTTTTATCACTATACTGGTTATGTTAAAAAAAAATGGAAGCATGCACCATTAAGTAATATGTGCAATCAGAAGTCGACCAAACAAACGTCACTTGCACATTTTTAGTTTTCGCGACCCTAACTTTTCAAACATTTCGTTACATTCTTATTATTACATTTCTCGTTTATGCTTATCGTGCGTCATAAGTAATTTTCATTCAGACGATAACCTTAGACAGCCACGGCCAGATGAAATTTAATATGAAAACAAGAATGCATGTTGGTTATGTCAAGAATCTGTGTGCACTTAACATGGTTGTCCTTGCTGTGGATAGCTGAGACAC
This sequence is a window from Aegilops tauschii subsp. strangulata cultivar AL8/78 chromosome 7, Aet v6.0, whole genome shotgun sequence. Protein-coding genes within it:
- the LOC109740611 gene encoding uncharacterized protein, which translates into the protein MACHLRSASTPSSPRSSNTQVEQQLQSLSATVSSPSATIDTMCHGLRRLAEIYSCIENMMCTPSSQASLCHTLQRVAVEAELGRSLVVLDLCNAMQETFMELKMTVQELLLALKRGADASAQVKAYVRLAKKAQKQFKKISKKTASDKNDSRVVMLLAEAREITISLLESTSSVLSKQIEMPKWSLVSKTLHKSKAVCEEEQLQALERSIGDLESGVELLYRRLIQNRVSLLNALSS